ATGTTTAGCTGCCTTGGCTACTCCTCCACTGAAACGCCGCGGATTGAACTCATTTGCGTCATTTCCCCATAAGCTCTGATCATGATGAACAGCCAAGATTGGTATCAAAAGCTCAGTCCCACCTGGAATCTTGTAGCCCCCAAGCTCTACGTCTGTTCTCGACCGTCGGATCATCGCTATCGTCGGAGGGTATAACCGCAGGGATTCATTCAGAATCATGGTCAGCTGTACACCAGATCATACCCAGTTAGGATTTTTCAGTTGACTAGAGTACTCTGTTCAAAAACTGAAAATGACAAAAACAGTTAGATGGTGGTCAGAAAAAGGAGGAGCCTTGAGAATAGAATACAGAATAATGATAAAGGTGACAGtttcttgattttctttttttgacggaaaggaaagaaagcaaCCAATGAAACAAAGAGACAAAACAATAACGTTTTTGTCAAAATCTGATGTCTGAAGAGGAGAAAATTAACAGAGGGGCCGAGGCTCCATTACCGTCTTAAGCTTTACAATATCATTTTTGGTGGGTACGTCACGTGATCCACACACCCTCAGAACCTCCTCACGTGCTTTAACCTGCCACTCTGGGTGCATTGCTAATAAGACAGTTGTCCACGTCAGCAAATTGGATGTGGTATATTTTCCAGCAAAGAAAAAGCCCTTGCATTCTTCCATTATATCGTTAACGGTTACATTTGAGCTTGAATTTGAGGCTTGGATCATTAATCCTAATAAATCTTTTGGACCACTGACTCCATTAGTTGAATTTTCTCTCTTCCTATCGATCAGTTTGATTAGGGATTTCTTGATTTTCTTTTCCAATTTCCATGATTTCACGTTCCGACCGGTATGAATGAATCTAAACGAGAAACAATAAgaaaatagtaaatatattagataataattattaatggcATGTTGTATGCACTCGCATGTATATACCGAGTTTACCTATAACCGGGGATAAAAACCTTGTGGAAAGCCACGGCAGCTAGCGCGATTTGCTGGGCCTGCAATCGGAAAATGGCCTTACCATCCTCGTAGCTGCTACCAAAAGCAGTTCTTGTAACGACATGTTCCGTCAGTGTTTGGTACCACTCTGAAACTTCAACTTCAACCTCTTCAGAGTCTGAAATTAGTGCAGACCACTGTTCCAGCATATCCATCACACTCTTTGCCACCACTGGCACAAGCATCTacaaaaaagaattattaaaaatataatgaaaagaaagaaaattaatattattgtagatatattataattaaagtaattactttgagattttgcataTGGAATGTGGGAGTGATGAGTTTCCTATGGTGAGCCCATTTTTCACCCTTGAGGTTGAGTAGTCCATCACCTTCAAGCGGTTTAACAAGAGGGTGAGCTTCAATCTTTTCATAGAATTCAGACTTGGTTGTGAAGATTTCTCGGATGAGTTCTGGATCAGAGACGGTGAGACGAACCTTGGGTCCGAACCACACAAGAAAAGTTGAACCTGCAGTGAAATGATGATCAATCAACAGCACTAATTTAGAAACCTCAaagagaacaaaaaaaaaaaaaaaagaaaggacaGATACCATAGATTTTCTTCCAGTGATGATAGAAGGAAAGAACTCTAGGGACAATATTGTGAGAGAAAGGCATAGGCTGAGAAGAAGCCTTAACCACCAACTCCTCAAGCTCTTTCAGATTGCCAGTGAAGAAACGATAAGGGGGGCTTCTGATTCCTTGTTTTGAAAAATGGTATTCAATTCTTTTGGGTCTCCACCAAATCAACACTGCCATCTTTAGAACGAAAACTAAAATCAAGAAACAGATGAAAAACAACTTAAGCCAGTAGAAGATGAAGAGCTTCTCCAttttttagagagagagagagcgctTCTCTTTTTTGGCTTATGTTGGCTTAGTTGTTAGAGTTAGAGAATGTGTGTTGGCTTTTAATACTTGAAGAAGAGGGAAAATACTTATTCGGTctatttagattaaattaattttaaaatataaataaatggatttttcaaaaaaaaaaatttaaatttatatatttatattttaaaattaatttaatttataatgaaccaaattaatctaaaaattttgtgagaaaaagagagaagaataaTGCTAACGGTGTAGGGGGTGCTATTTGGAATTCTTGGTCAACAATCGaggattatttatttattatataataaaaaagacaaattttataataagagtatttatttattcatttttagcCTTTTATTTATGGAGTTTtgtttttttgataaaattaaattatcgtttttatttaaagataatttaaattttaaaattttttctaacttttaaaatatagtataattaatgaatttatctttctatttttaaaattaatactttCATTCTTAAGTTTTCTCCATAAAATATTTCTATTGAATTAATGATTtcaacttaattaaaaaaaataagattaattctaaaaatattcatatcaataataaaataaaaaaattactatttaatttttatagtatgaaaaaatttactatttagtcttttaattttaaaaaatatattaaaatatttttgacattttaaaaagtctaccaATTAGTTCTctattaatttatcattaaatattttattatttcatctctataatttaaaaataaatattagttggtctctcaaattattaaaaagtttactaattactTTCTCCCTATCATAGgtgttttagatttttttataatatttaatgattaaaattaatgaaaaggctaattagtagattttttaaaatgttaaaagacattttaatgaattttttaaatgacaAGCAATGAGAACcgcattataaaaataatttctattgaattttaactttttattttttataatttaaattttatatatttttaattttattatttttactgaatttaaatcttaaatttattaaaaattttatttatttatggagattgaatttgagattttctttcttgaattttaacgaaattaaactttaaatacTAAAGCGTTGAACTTTAAATACTAAAgcgttgaatttaaaaaatagagaaacaaatatattaattacataataatttaggacaaaaatatattttttatttcaatgttttgaaaaatttataaatttataaaaattaaattgagttttaaaaaagatagttcaattatttttttataactaatagcaattttattaaactttaaaaatgaaagtctgagattttaaaaataaaaaaacgttAATAACGTTATATCTCaggaattaaaaataatttttctattaaattataaaaatattatgctATAAATTggacattttaatttattgggATGCGTCCACTTTTGTAAAtttctcatttatttatttttattatttaaataatacatctaacaattttatatttataataatcaaatatatatataagaaaaaatattcACCTTCCATTAAtggaatttatataaaattcattataataaaatcattaccATATATAAAATACTTATATGGTAAAATTTGTCATAGATAGTAAGTGAAAAAAGAAGTTTTTGTCGCCTACTACAAATTTTTTCCATATTTAAGGGATAATTGTTGAGCAACAGAAAAGCATGAGGTGTATATTCGTATATATAATAATCATTTTGCTtagattaatatatataatatcaagTTGAGATCTTCTAGAACATAAAattcaatatatattattataaaaataatgttctctacataatttttttttaaaaaaacagtATGAAATTCATATGAATAAaaacagagaaaaaaaataattataattagaaGTGGAAGCATTCACAAACTTAGAgtgcattttaataaatttaatagatattaaattttacttttcaattctcatttaaaaaaaaatattaaatataaaatttggatctttcttaaataaaataacaggaacaataaaagttttttttttctttttgtctcaattataataatatttttaatttaatttaatttaattttaaaaattaatattaattatcgtgataaataatactattttaaaatttttaaagtgatAAATAATGTGATTAtgagatataaaaaaattaaaacaataagcCTTGGGAAAGtggaaataataagaaaaaggaaagaTGGGATATAAGTGGGAGGGAACTCCAATGCACCCCTAACTTGTTCCCCAAAAGAGAGTTTTGGGAGTGGCAGAGAAAGGGAAGAGTTGTTATTTTGAAAATTGTGGTCATGGGAACTAGGCTGTCTATTTTTCAGGAAAATATGCTCTATTTTATCAAACAATGAGGTGCCCACGTTAAGGACACCTTCCCTAATCTTGTAGTAACAGACCTAGGACATTCTGGGGCCATATGCCTTATTGGGTCCCACAAATTTATATCACTTAACGGTTACAGTAATATTAGCAGAGAGCTACCGTTGTAACCATTTCTTCAACTTATTATTAGTTTCTTCCCTCCCTGAATTTAATATCCCACAAACGAGGCAACTTTTTTTTCTGACTAGAGGGGTTGTTGTCAATTTGACTAGAGGGGTTTGTTGTGGATCAGTTATTGCTGTTACTGTTTCTGTTCGCCAATAGTAAAGTTATTCTctacaaaaatatatatttttttaaatgaaaatcaaaaatgaagattaaaatttaaaatttttcaaatttatttaaatgtacttatcacttattaaaattgaaaatgtaAATACTTATCACCTCATTAAAATTGTGAATGTAAATATATGTTACTTatacaaaaatatcaaatatctaaaattattaaagattttttCATTCATCATTAGATTCTACAAGCTTAGCATTAAATATAGAGATAGGATTAAATAATTGATATGCTCAAAATCATGACAGgttttatattcaaatttaaattaatagtaTTTTATTGATTGTGGTACATATACATTcgtgtaaaatttttttaaaaattaaaatctcaacCCAAAATGatttaacaaaaagaaaaaattcatgATCTGAATCTCTAAATTCCATCAATACAGtttattaatttgattcaaaCTAGTACTTCTCCCTAGCAATTATAATTCACTCAATTGCATGTGCTTTAACTGGATGgacaaaattataataaattaaattataattcaaattatcAAATATAGTTGGATTTAGATGTGTATCCATATGTTCCAAGTCATAGGAATCATGACTACTTCATAGCTTTTTATGAAaattgttgtaaaattagtttagattttaaaagattttgtgatcgtttaaaattttatggtcgttgaaaattttatttatgagatttttttactgttgcaggtttgatatttaaatctaatattaaatctgacaccgttataattttattatattatctcaagatttttGTAACCGCTTACAACGGTTTACAAAGAAACACAATCtcatttttctactttattctcTTTTCTCTATATTTTCTGTTGGattataaatttgaaataaattttgttGTCCTAATGCtggaaattaaatttcagaagaacctgtttaatctgTGTTCAATATGACTCATGTTTCattattttatcctatttttcCAACAATCTTAAGGATTTAAGAACTTTATACAAATGGAACCAAACGTTGTCACTGTCTCTACTTCTGCACTGCCTGCTTCCGCCTCTGCTTCTGCTATGCTTTCTGCCGCCACGCTTCTTGCCGCCACGCTTCCTACTACTGTAAATGGTGGGTCTCTTCTACCTGTTGTTCCATACACCAAACCTTTTTTCTGACATCTCGAAAATTGAAGATACAAACAGGAGGAAACTTAAAACTGCAAAAGGTAAAGAGCTGGCTACAACATCAAATCTTATACGAGGAAAAGTGTATAAATCAAATAACAGGTACGAAAATAGAAAACCTGACTATAAATATAAGTTTAATAATCTCGCCTTTAAAAAGAAAGGATATTGTTTTGCAGGTAAGTCAAATCATTATGCACCTCAGTGCAGGGAAAGAGTGATAAATAATAATCCTCCTAAACTAAAAGTGAATTTAATTGAAGGAGATGACATTATTGTTACGgtcatttctcaaacttttTTTGTAGCTAATATGCAAAAATGGGTAGTAGACTCTGGTGCTACTAGGCATATCTGTACAAACAGAAATGTATTTATCTCGCACACTACAGtgagggaaggagaagaacatGTGTATTTAGGTGATTCTAGGACTGCAAGTATCCTTAGGGAAAGTTCTTTTTAAACTCACATCTAGCAAGACCTTGGCACTTAATAAAGTATTTCATGTACCTAATATAAGggctaatttaatttatgtagcTCTATTGGAAAATGTTGGGATTAAGGTGTCTTTTCAGTCAGATAAAATTGTACTGactaaaaataacatttttattagaaaatgttATTATAATCAGGGATTCTTTGTTCTCAATATTTCTGCAATAACAAAAGAAAATGCATCTTTTTCTGCTTACTTGCttgattctttttatttatggcatgctagattaggacatgttagtacttcttatattaaaaaaatgcaaTATCTTGGTATAATATCTGGCACTGGTAatacatatttaaataaatgtgagatttgtgtAGAATCTAAATCAACCAAAAAATCATGTTTAACTACACATAGAGAATCTGAATTGTTTAGTTTAATATACACAGACTTAGGGGATTTAAAACAAACTATGACTAGAGgtggtaaaaaatattatgtagcttttattgattaatattctagatatactaaagtatatttgcttagaaacaaagatgaattatttaatatgttttaattatataaagctGAAGtcgaaaatcaattaaataggaaaataaaaagaattagaTCACATAAAAGTGGagaatatatcttatttaataatttttgtgaaaaaaaggaataattcatgaatttacTCCATCTTATTCACCTGA
This Manihot esculenta cultivar AM560-2 chromosome 6, M.esculenta_v8, whole genome shotgun sequence DNA region includes the following protein-coding sequences:
- the LOC110618054 gene encoding cytochrome P450 734A1; this encodes MEKLFIFYWLKLFFICFLILVFVLKMAVLIWWRPKRIEYHFSKQGIRSPPYRFFTGNLKELEELVVKASSQPMPFSHNIVPRVLSFYHHWKKIYGSTFLVWFGPKVRLTVSDPELIREIFTTKSEFYEKIEAHPLVKPLEGDGLLNLKGEKWAHHRKLITPTFHMQNLKMLVPVVAKSVMDMLEQWSALISDSEEVEVEVSEWYQTLTEHVVTRTAFGSSYEDGKAIFRLQAQQIALAAVAFHKVFIPGYRFIHTGRNVKSWKLEKKIKKSLIKLIDRKRENSTNGVSGPKDLLGLMIQASNSSSNVTVNDIMEECKGFFFAGKYTTSNLLTWTTVLLAMHPEWQVKAREEVLRVCGSRDVPTKNDIVKLKTLTMILNESLRLYPPTIAMIRRSRTDVELGGYKIPGGTELLIPILAVHHDQSLWGNDANEFNPRRFSGGVAKAAKHSLGFIPFGLGARNCIGRNLAILQAKLTLAIILQRFSFRLAPTYQHAPTVLLLLHPQYGAPIIFRRLPNSST